The Mixta hanseatica genome includes a region encoding these proteins:
- a CDS encoding DUF2778 domain-containing protein encodes MPLSILECKGVGKFPAFSGQKFGLNNPTMTGWENIGPIPKGRYYIINRQSGGQMGFLYDMALRYGYGTDRNEWFALYRDDGQIDDFTFENGIWRGRFRLHPVGPRGLSEGYITVNHIPDFHYLRASLLQTTTFSIPGTSMKAFGTVRVN; translated from the coding sequence ATGCCTTTATCAATATTAGAATGTAAAGGTGTGGGGAAATTCCCTGCTTTCTCTGGCCAGAAATTTGGTCTAAATAATCCTACAATGACAGGATGGGAGAATATTGGTCCGATTCCAAAAGGGCGATACTATATTATCAATCGTCAGTCAGGCGGGCAAATGGGATTTTTATACGATATGGCTTTGCGCTATGGCTACGGAACTGACCGTAATGAATGGTTTGCATTATACCGGGATGACGGGCAAATAGATGATTTTACTTTTGAGAATGGCATCTGGCGCGGACGGTTCCGGTTACATCCGGTCGGACCAAGAGGCTTAAGTGAAGGATATATAACAGTTAATCATATTCCAGATTTTCATTATTTGCGTGCTAGTCTTTTGCAAACTACTACATTTAGTATCCCAGGAACGAGTATGAAAGCTTTTGGCACAGTGCGGGTAAATTAA
- a CDS encoding glutathione S-transferase family protein — MLKVWGRKTSSNVQVVMWCIGELGLPYQRIDIGHKYGGNHTPEFLAMNPNGLVPVLCDDSSPPLFESAAIVRYLAGRYGDDAFWPQSALARAAIDVWAEWAKSSVYVSFIRPIFWPVFMGAPEDRDEQAIAAALDNLTNLLKIADHQLTQHDYLAGDRLTVADIMFGTLLYRYYTLEIARPALPALEKYYQRLTQRPAYQEHVMVPYAELRNW; from the coding sequence ATGCTTAAAGTTTGGGGACGTAAGACTTCATCAAATGTACAGGTTGTGATGTGGTGTATCGGCGAGCTGGGGCTGCCTTACCAGCGTATCGACATCGGACATAAATATGGCGGTAATCATACGCCGGAATTTTTGGCGATGAACCCCAACGGTCTGGTGCCGGTACTCTGCGATGATAGCAGTCCGCCGCTGTTTGAGTCTGCCGCCATTGTCCGCTACCTTGCCGGCCGCTATGGTGATGATGCCTTCTGGCCGCAATCGGCGCTGGCGCGAGCGGCGATTGATGTCTGGGCGGAATGGGCAAAATCGAGCGTGTACGTGAGTTTTATCCGCCCGATTTTCTGGCCGGTGTTTATGGGGGCGCCGGAAGATCGCGATGAGCAGGCGATTGCCGCCGCGCTGGATAATCTGACGAATCTGCTAAAGATTGCTGACCATCAACTGACGCAGCACGACTATCTGGCGGGCGATCGGCTGACGGTAGCGGATATTATGTTCGGCACGCTGCTATATCGTTATTACACGCTGGAGATTGCGCGCCCCGCTTTACCCGCGCTGGAAAAATATTACCAGCGCTTAACGCAGCGTCCGGCTTATCAGGAGCATGTGATGGTGCCCTATGCCGAACTGCGTAACTGGTAA
- a CDS encoding sugar kinase: MAGKKIAVIGECMIELSSQGEALKRGFGGDTLNTAVYIARQTQADQLTVEYVTALGNDNFSSEMLAAWQQEGVKTELVQRLENRLPGLYVIETDAHGERTFSYWRNEAAARFWLQSPQAEAICQQLAQFDYLYLSGISLAILSAEDRQRLMTLLSACRANGGKVIFDNNYRPRLWASRNAAQQAYQAILNCTDIAFLTLDDESALWDEAPVEQVIARTRAAGVSEIVIKRGAEACLVALNDEPLLEVPAIRLEKEKIIDTTAAGDSFSAGYLAVRLCGGNAQEAAQRGHLTASTVIQHRGAIIPLNAMPR, translated from the coding sequence ATGGCAGGGAAAAAAATTGCGGTAATCGGCGAGTGCATGATTGAACTTTCATCACAGGGAGAGGCGCTAAAACGCGGCTTTGGCGGTGATACGCTGAATACAGCCGTTTATATCGCGCGTCAAACGCAGGCTGACCAGCTGACGGTAGAGTACGTCACCGCGCTGGGCAACGATAACTTCAGCAGCGAGATGCTGGCCGCGTGGCAGCAGGAAGGGGTTAAAACCGAGCTGGTACAACGTCTGGAAAATCGCCTGCCCGGCCTGTATGTAATTGAAACCGACGCGCACGGCGAGCGCACCTTTAGTTACTGGCGTAATGAAGCCGCCGCACGATTCTGGCTGCAAAGCCCGCAGGCGGAGGCGATTTGCCAGCAGCTGGCGCAGTTCGATTATCTCTACCTCAGCGGCATCAGCCTGGCGATTCTGTCGGCGGAAGATCGTCAGCGGCTGATGACGCTGCTCTCCGCCTGTCGCGCTAACGGCGGCAAAGTCATCTTTGATAACAATTATCGTCCCCGCCTTTGGGCGAGCCGTAACGCGGCGCAGCAGGCGTATCAGGCGATACTGAACTGTACCGATATCGCCTTCCTGACGCTGGATGATGAAAGCGCGCTGTGGGACGAAGCGCCTGTGGAACAGGTGATCGCCCGTACCCGCGCCGCCGGCGTGAGCGAAATCGTGATTAAGCGTGGCGCCGAGGCGTGCCTGGTGGCGCTGAATGATGAGCCGCTGTTGGAGGTGCCGGCCATCCGCCTGGAGAAAGAAAAGATCATCGATACCACCGCAGCTGGCGACTCGTTTAGCGCCGGTTATCTGGCGGTGCGGCTGTGCGGCGGCAATGCTCAGGAGGCGGCGCAGCGCGGACACCTGACCGCCAGCACCGTTATCCAGCATCGTGGCGCAATTATTCCGCTTAACGCTATGCCGCGCTAA
- the pdeH gene encoding cyclic-guanylate-specific phosphodiesterase, producing MMMNKISHRLPSSIVIQQHQERRHYWLECQRFYTFQPIYQVTGRLMAIELLTAVSHPSAPGQKQSPERYFAALDISQRLYVIQEQLELLSRWEHFFAESGCVASVNIDGPALLAIQHHAPLRALIARLPWIRFELVEHHVLPQEEMVAQMPELGALWLDDFGSGMANFSALTELSYDHIKLARELFLLLRNSEEGRSLFTTLLALINRYCKGVIVEGVETAEQWEQVRNSSAFAAQGYFFARPQPFDALVNLPFQLPGC from the coding sequence ATGATGATGAATAAAATCAGTCATCGGCTTCCCTCCTCAATTGTCATACAACAACATCAGGAACGGCGGCACTATTGGCTGGAATGCCAGCGTTTTTACACCTTTCAACCGATATATCAGGTTACGGGCCGCCTGATGGCAATTGAGCTGCTGACTGCGGTGTCGCATCCTTCTGCGCCGGGGCAGAAACAGTCGCCGGAACGTTATTTTGCTGCACTGGATATTTCTCAACGCTTATATGTCATTCAGGAACAGCTGGAGTTGCTAAGCCGCTGGGAACACTTTTTCGCCGAGTCCGGATGCGTGGCCTCGGTCAATATTGACGGGCCGGCGCTGCTGGCGATTCAGCACCATGCGCCGCTGCGCGCGCTGATTGCCCGACTGCCCTGGATCCGTTTTGAGCTGGTCGAGCATCATGTTTTGCCGCAGGAAGAAATGGTGGCGCAGATGCCGGAGCTGGGCGCGCTGTGGCTGGATGACTTCGGTTCCGGTATGGCGAATTTCTCAGCCCTGACGGAGCTCAGTTACGACCACATCAAGCTGGCGCGCGAGCTGTTTCTGCTGTTGCGTAATAGCGAAGAGGGCCGCAGCCTGTTTACTACGCTACTGGCGCTGATAAATCGCTACTGCAAAGGCGTGATTGTCGAAGGGGTAGAAACCGCCGAGCAGTGGGAGCAGGTGCGCAATTCGTCCGCTTTTGCCGCCCAGGGCTACTTCTTTGCGCGCCCGCAGCCTTTTGATGCGTTGGTTAACCTGCCGTTTCAGCTTCCAGGATGCTGA
- a CDS encoding AsmA family protein produces the protein MSRAGKITSWVIGIFCLLVVVLVVVIATFNWNRLKPTINQKVSTELNRPFAIRGDLGVNWSRNRDEQGWRRWVPWPQIHAEDIMLGNPPDIPEVTMVHLQRADATISPLALLHKEIFIPWIKLQQPDARLIQTANKKNNWTFDLANSDQPETEPSPPSAWSFRLDNIQFDRAHIAYRDAVNKANVKMEVDPLGKPVPYGQVVGGDDKQKGAADFIFGWRASGTWNDQQLDGRGKLGGMLSLRSKNTPFPIQAEVRNGTTRVGITGSLQDPLNLGGLDLRVRFSGDTLANLYDLTGVLLPDTPPYETDGHLKVKFREKGDAVYHYENFNGHIGDSDIHGTLTYTQGKPRPKLSGEVVSRQLRMADLGPLIGVDSAKESDKSTRAEAQRSESSNQPTDRVLPHDRFDTKNWDVMDADVKFSGKRIEHSNSLPLSDLYTHLELKDGDLLLDPLRFGIAGGNINSTIRLEGSKSPMRGRADLHARRLHLRQLFPDVEAMRSSMGELNGDAKLSGTGNSVADLLATSNGDLKLLMNDGVISRSLMEIVGLNVGNYVVGKLFGDDEVRINCAAANLDVRNGVASSRLFVFDTTNAVVNLSGNVNFANERMDLSINPESKGVRIVTLRSPLYVRGTFKNPDAGVKTGPLLARGAAAVALGTVLTPAAALLALISPSDNEDNQCVNVLQQMKEQK, from the coding sequence ATGTCACGCGCAGGAAAAATTACCAGCTGGGTGATTGGGATTTTTTGTTTGCTGGTTGTGGTGTTGGTGGTTGTCATCGCAACCTTCAACTGGAATCGCCTGAAACCAACCATCAACCAGAAAGTCTCAACGGAGCTGAACCGGCCTTTCGCTATTCGCGGCGACCTTGGCGTTAACTGGTCGCGCAACCGTGATGAACAGGGCTGGCGCCGTTGGGTGCCCTGGCCGCAAATTCATGCGGAAGATATTATGCTGGGCAACCCGCCCGATATTCCTGAAGTGACGATGGTGCACCTCCAGCGCGCCGATGCCACTATTTCACCGCTGGCGCTGTTGCACAAAGAGATCTTTATTCCCTGGATCAAGCTGCAACAGCCGGACGCCAGACTGATCCAGACCGCCAATAAAAAGAACAACTGGACCTTCGATCTGGCTAACAGCGACCAGCCGGAAACGGAGCCGTCGCCGCCTTCTGCCTGGTCATTCCGTCTGGATAATATTCAGTTTGACCGCGCGCATATCGCTTATCGCGATGCGGTCAATAAAGCCAATGTCAAAATGGAAGTGGATCCGTTGGGCAAACCGGTGCCGTATGGTCAGGTTGTCGGCGGCGATGATAAGCAGAAGGGCGCGGCGGATTTCATCTTCGGCTGGCGCGCCAGCGGAACCTGGAACGATCAGCAGCTGGATGGCCGCGGCAAACTGGGCGGCATGCTTTCGCTACGCAGTAAAAACACGCCGTTCCCGATCCAGGCGGAAGTACGCAATGGCACCACGCGCGTGGGAATTACCGGCAGCCTGCAGGATCCGCTGAACCTGGGCGGCCTGGATCTGCGCGTGCGATTCTCCGGCGATACGCTGGCTAACCTGTACGATTTAACCGGCGTCCTGCTGCCGGATACGCCGCCATATGAAACTGACGGTCATCTCAAAGTGAAGTTCCGCGAAAAAGGCGATGCCGTTTATCACTACGAGAATTTTAATGGTCATATCGGCGATAGCGATATTCATGGCACGCTGACCTATACGCAGGGTAAACCGCGACCGAAGCTGAGCGGCGAAGTGGTGTCACGCCAGCTGCGCATGGCGGATTTGGGGCCGCTGATCGGGGTAGATTCTGCTAAAGAGAGCGATAAGAGCACGCGCGCCGAGGCGCAACGTAGCGAAAGCAGCAATCAGCCCACCGATCGCGTCCTGCCCCACGATCGTTTTGATACTAAAAACTGGGACGTAATGGATGCCGACGTGAAGTTTAGCGGCAAGCGCATTGAACACAGTAATTCATTGCCGTTAAGCGACCTGTATACCCATCTGGAACTAAAGGACGGCGACCTGCTACTGGATCCGCTGCGTTTTGGCATTGCGGGCGGCAATATCAACTCAACGATTCGTCTGGAGGGCAGTAAGTCGCCGATGCGCGGCCGTGCCGATCTGCATGCGCGTCGGCTGCATCTGCGTCAGCTTTTCCCGGACGTAGAGGCGATGCGCAGCAGCATGGGCGAACTGAACGGCGATGCGAAGCTGAGCGGCACCGGCAACTCGGTCGCGGATTTGCTGGCCACCAGTAACGGCGATCTGAAGCTGTTGATGAATGACGGCGTCATCAGCCGTAGCCTGATGGAAATTGTCGGCCTGAATGTGGGCAATTACGTGGTGGGCAAACTGTTTGGCGATGACGAAGTACGTATCAACTGCGCGGCGGCTAACCTGGACGTGCGTAACGGCGTGGCCTCGTCACGGCTGTTTGTTTTCGATACCACTAATGCGGTCGTTAATCTCTCCGGTAACGTTAACTTCGCCAATGAGCGGATGGATCTGTCGATCAACCCAGAAAGTAAAGGCGTGCGTATCGTGACGCTGCGTTCACCGCTTTATGTACGCGGCACCTTTAAAAACCCGGATGCGGGCGTGAAGACCGGGCCGCTGTTAGCGCGCGGCGCGGCGGCGGTAGCGTTAGGTACGGTGCTGACGCCAGCGGCGGCGCTGCTGGCGTTAATCTCGCCCAGCGATAATGAAGATAACCAGTGCGTTAACGTGCTACAGCAGATGAAAGAGCAGAAGTAA
- a CDS encoding MFS transporter, with the protein MQASIAPTIDTENDNAQVNSRSKVVIASLVGTAIEFFDFYIYATAAVIVFPHIFFPQGDATVATLQSLATFAIAFVARPIGSALFGHFGDRVGRKATLVASLLTMGISTVVIGLLPGYDTIGVFAPLLLALARFGQGLGLGGEWGGAALLATENAPAKKRALYGSFPQLGAPIGFFFANGTFLLLSWLLTDEQFMNWGWRVPFVLSAVLVIIGLYVRVSLHESPVFAKVQKEKKQVRIPIGTLLTKHLGATILGTFIMLATYTLFYIMTVYSMSYGTAPVPAGLGFSRNSLLWMLMVAVIGFGVMVPIAGLLADRFGRRKTMIVITLGILVFALLFPSLMASGSQTMMMLFLLIGLSIMGLTFGPMGALLPELFPTEVRYTGASFSYNLSSILGASVAPYIAAWLNANYGLFAVGLYLAAMALLTLVALIACKETRHQTLYEA; encoded by the coding sequence ATGCAAGCATCCATCGCTCCAACAATCGATACCGAGAACGACAACGCTCAGGTTAATTCACGCAGTAAAGTGGTTATTGCGTCGCTGGTGGGCACCGCTATCGAATTCTTCGATTTTTATATTTACGCCACCGCCGCAGTGATTGTTTTCCCGCATATTTTCTTCCCGCAGGGTGACGCAACGGTGGCTACGCTACAGTCGCTGGCCACCTTCGCCATCGCTTTTGTCGCCCGCCCCATCGGTTCGGCGCTCTTTGGTCATTTCGGCGATCGCGTCGGTCGTAAAGCGACGCTGGTCGCCTCGCTGTTAACCATGGGCATCTCTACGGTGGTGATCGGCCTGCTGCCCGGCTATGACACTATTGGCGTCTTTGCGCCGCTGCTGCTGGCGCTGGCGCGCTTCGGTCAGGGTCTGGGGCTGGGCGGCGAATGGGGCGGCGCGGCGCTGCTGGCGACGGAAAACGCCCCGGCGAAAAAACGCGCGTTGTATGGTTCCTTTCCACAGCTCGGCGCGCCGATTGGTTTCTTCTTCGCCAACGGTACCTTCCTGCTGCTCTCCTGGCTGTTAACCGACGAGCAGTTTATGAACTGGGGCTGGCGTGTGCCGTTCGTACTGTCGGCGGTGCTGGTGATTATCGGTCTTTATGTCCGCGTCTCGCTGCATGAAAGCCCGGTATTCGCGAAAGTGCAAAAAGAGAAAAAGCAGGTGCGCATCCCCATCGGTACGCTGCTGACCAAACATCTGGGCGCAACGATCCTCGGCACCTTTATCATGCTGGCGACCTACACGTTGTTTTATATTATGACTGTTTACTCAATGAGCTACGGCACTGCGCCGGTGCCTGCCGGTCTTGGCTTCTCGCGAAATAGTCTGCTGTGGATGCTGATGGTGGCGGTAATTGGTTTCGGTGTGATGGTGCCGATTGCCGGTCTGCTGGCTGACCGCTTTGGCCGTCGTAAAACCATGATCGTCATTACGCTGGGGATTCTGGTGTTTGCGCTGCTGTTTCCGTCACTGATGGCCTCCGGTAGCCAGACGATGATGATGCTGTTCCTGCTGATCGGCCTGAGCATTATGGGGCTGACATTTGGCCCGATGGGCGCGCTGCTGCCGGAGCTGTTCCCGACCGAAGTGCGTTATACCGGCGCATCGTTCTCTTACAATTTGTCGTCGATTCTCGGCGCCTCGGTGGCGCCCTATATCGCCGCCTGGCTTAATGCCAATTACGGGCTGTTCGCCGTCGGCCTCTATCTGGCGGCGATGGCGCTGCTGACGCTGGTTGCGCTGATCGCCTGCAAAGAGACGCGCCATCAAACACTGTACGAAGCGTAA
- the yhjD gene encoding inner membrane protein YhjD: protein MTDKNPTPPAEQAEEKPLINIKTGNATVDRSITRVSRFVSWFQAIPAVAHFIRAGERFTDRLGSQFGAAITYFSFLSLIPILMVSFAAVGFVLASHPTLLNELIERIVNSISDPTLASTLKNTVQTAVQQRTTVGITGLLVALYSGLNWMGNLREAIRAQSRDVFERGKQDKEKIYFKYTRDLISLTGLVVALIITLSLTSIAGSAQDAIVRALGLQDIEWLRPAMTLIALSISIFANYLLFLWIFWILPRHRPHKRALLRGTLLAAIGFEVIKFIMTMTLPKLAASPSGAAFGSVLGLMAFFYFFARLTLFCAAWIATANYKDDPKLELRRKK, encoded by the coding sequence ATGACGGACAAAAACCCCACGCCTCCTGCCGAACAAGCAGAAGAGAAACCCCTGATTAATATCAAGACGGGCAACGCGACGGTTGACCGTTCGATTACCCGCGTGTCGCGTTTTGTAAGCTGGTTCCAGGCCATTCCGGCAGTGGCGCACTTTATTCGCGCCGGGGAACGCTTTACCGATCGCCTCGGCAGCCAGTTCGGCGCGGCGATTACCTATTTCTCGTTTTTATCGCTGATTCCGATCCTGATGGTCTCTTTCGCGGCGGTGGGCTTTGTGCTGGCGTCGCATCCCACGCTGCTGAACGAGCTAATTGAACGCATTGTCAACAGCATCAGCGATCCCACCTTAGCCAGTACGTTAAAAAATACTGTCCAGACCGCCGTTCAGCAGCGCACCACGGTGGGCATTACCGGCCTGCTGGTTGCGCTTTATTCCGGCCTCAACTGGATGGGTAACCTGCGTGAAGCGATTCGCGCCCAGTCGCGCGACGTGTTTGAGCGCGGTAAGCAGGACAAAGAAAAGATCTATTTCAAATATACCCGCGATCTCATTTCCCTGACCGGACTAGTGGTAGCGTTAATTATTACCCTGTCGCTGACTTCTATCGCCGGTTCGGCGCAGGATGCGATTGTGCGGGCGCTGGGGCTACAAGATATTGAATGGCTGCGGCCGGCGATGACGCTGATTGCGTTATCGATTTCGATCTTCGCTAATTATCTGCTGTTCCTGTGGATTTTCTGGATCCTGCCGCGCCATCGCCCCCATAAACGAGCGTTACTGCGCGGTACGCTGCTGGCGGCAATCGGTTTTGAAGTGATTAAATTTATCATGACCATGACACTGCCGAAGCTGGCCGCCTCGCCTTCCGGCGCGGCCTTTGGTTCGGTGCTGGGCCTGATGGCATTTTTCTACTTCTTTGCGCGCCTGACGCTGTTTTGTGCCGCCTGGATCGCGACCGCTAATTATAAAGATGACCCGAAACTGGAGCTACGCCGGAAAAAATAG
- a CDS encoding LysR family transcriptional regulator, whose product MDKIHAMKVFVTVAEMESFTRAAESLGQPKGSLSRQVQALEDQLGTRLLHRTTRRVQLTQDGLAYYERCRDVLATLDEMDTLFQKEPATLSGRLRVDMPVALATDIVIPQLPQFLQHYPGLELELSSSDRQVDVIREGFDCVVRVGQLQDSGLISRTLGLLQMANCASPGYLMRFGMPLRLEALSQHAMVHYSQQFGGAPAGFEYYDGQRSHFIQTGGALTVNSTQAYRHACLAGLGIIQAPRHGIQPLLENQQLVEVLPGFRARPMPLSLLWPHRRNLAQRVRVFMEWLTQLLKGYVT is encoded by the coding sequence ATGGATAAAATTCATGCAATGAAGGTGTTTGTTACGGTCGCAGAGATGGAAAGTTTTACCCGCGCGGCGGAGAGTCTCGGCCAGCCAAAAGGCAGTTTGTCGCGTCAGGTGCAGGCGCTGGAAGACCAGCTGGGAACGCGGCTGCTACACCGTACCACCCGCCGCGTACAGCTTACTCAGGACGGTCTGGCCTATTATGAACGCTGCCGCGACGTACTGGCGACGCTGGATGAAATGGATACCCTGTTTCAGAAAGAGCCGGCCACCCTAAGCGGACGCCTGCGAGTGGATATGCCGGTCGCACTGGCGACCGATATTGTTATTCCCCAGTTGCCGCAGTTTCTACAGCATTATCCGGGCCTGGAGCTGGAACTCAGCAGCAGCGATCGGCAGGTGGATGTGATTCGGGAAGGCTTTGACTGCGTGGTGCGCGTGGGCCAGCTGCAGGATTCTGGCCTGATAAGCCGAACGCTGGGCCTGTTGCAAATGGCGAACTGCGCCAGCCCCGGCTATCTGATGCGTTTTGGTATGCCGCTGCGGCTGGAAGCGCTTTCGCAACATGCAATGGTGCATTACAGTCAGCAGTTTGGCGGCGCGCCGGCGGGCTTTGAATATTATGACGGTCAGCGCAGCCACTTTATCCAGACCGGCGGCGCGCTGACGGTGAACTCGACGCAGGCTTATCGTCACGCCTGTCTTGCCGGGCTGGGCATTATCCAGGCGCCGCGCCACGGCATTCAGCCGCTGCTGGAAAATCAGCAGCTGGTAGAAGTGCTACCTGGCTTCCGCGCGCGTCCGATGCCGCTATCGCTGCTTTGGCCGCACCGTCGTAATCTGGCGCAGCGGGTCAGGGTCTTTATGGAATGGCTAACGCAGCTGTTGAAAGGCTACGTAACGTAA
- a CDS encoding SDR family NAD(P)-dependent oxidoreductase — protein MSDKIVLITGGSRGLGRNAALKLAEKGIDVIITWRQQQQEAENVVEEIRALGRRAAALQLDVAEVSSFADFTERLQQTLRTHWQRARFDYLFNNAGIGMYNSFAETSEQQFDTLMLTHFKGPFFLTQRLLPLINDGGRILNVSSGLARFSPPGYAAYASMKGAMEVLTRYQARELGPRGIAVNILAPGAIETDFGGGSVRDNPEVNAWVAAQTAMGRAGQPDDIGRAVAALLSEDTGWITAQRIEASGGMFL, from the coding sequence ATGAGCGATAAAATCGTATTAATAACCGGCGGCAGCCGTGGGTTAGGGCGTAATGCAGCGCTAAAGCTGGCGGAAAAGGGCATTGATGTGATCATTACCTGGCGTCAACAGCAGCAGGAAGCGGAAAACGTAGTGGAAGAGATCCGCGCTCTGGGTCGGCGTGCCGCAGCATTACAGTTGGACGTAGCCGAAGTCAGCAGCTTCGCGGATTTTACCGAACGGTTGCAGCAGACGCTGCGTACCCACTGGCAGCGCGCGCGCTTTGATTATCTGTTTAATAATGCTGGCATCGGCATGTATAACTCTTTTGCTGAAACCAGCGAGCAACAGTTCGATACGCTGATGCTGACCCACTTTAAGGGCCCTTTCTTTCTGACCCAGCGCCTGTTGCCGTTGATTAATGACGGCGGCCGCATTCTGAATGTCTCCAGCGGGCTGGCGCGCTTTAGCCCACCGGGCTATGCGGCCTATGCCTCAATGAAAGGCGCGATGGAAGTACTGACGCGCTATCAGGCGCGTGAACTGGGGCCGCGCGGGATTGCCGTTAATATTCTGGCGCCCGGGGCGATTGAAACTGATTTTGGCGGCGGCTCGGTGCGTGATAATCCTGAAGTTAACGCCTGGGTCGCAGCGCAAACTGCCATGGGACGTGCCGGTCAGCCGGATGATATCGGCCGCGCTGTCGCTGCGCTGCTTAGCGAGGATACCGGCTGGATCACCGCACAGCGTATTGAGGCGTCGGGCGGCATGTTTCTGTAA
- a CDS encoding PhzF family phenazine biosynthesis protein, giving the protein MANKLPFKQVDVFSNTAFCGNPLAVILAASELSDAQMQAIARWTHLSETTFVLPPQHPDADYRVRIFTIEGELPFAGHPTLGTAHALLEAGHQVKTPGRIVQECGVGLVPVTIAANGDLAFSAPEATLTGWEHPGIAAALNSEAFDMQQAVTIVDMGIRWLLVPMASAQAVLDIVPDVPRLAQLLQDAGVNGLMPFGPANDGQVQYEVRGLLVEQGALTEDPVTGSANACLARYLAVQGRPHDYLARQGSAIQRNGLVSVHYRDDGIWIGGKAVTLIDGTLTV; this is encoded by the coding sequence ATGGCAAACAAACTTCCTTTTAAGCAGGTCGATGTTTTCAGCAATACAGCTTTCTGTGGCAATCCGCTGGCGGTGATCCTGGCCGCCAGCGAGCTGAGCGATGCGCAAATGCAGGCGATCGCCCGCTGGACGCACCTTTCCGAAACCACTTTTGTGCTGCCGCCGCAGCACCCTGACGCGGATTATCGGGTACGCATTTTTACCATTGAAGGCGAACTGCCGTTTGCCGGTCATCCCACGCTGGGCACAGCGCACGCGCTACTGGAAGCAGGCCATCAGGTTAAGACGCCGGGCCGTATCGTGCAGGAGTGCGGCGTAGGCCTGGTGCCGGTTACCATAGCGGCTAACGGCGATTTAGCCTTCTCCGCGCCGGAAGCGACCCTGACCGGCTGGGAGCATCCGGGTATCGCCGCCGCCCTTAACAGCGAAGCGTTTGATATGCAGCAGGCGGTAACGATTGTCGATATGGGCATTCGTTGGCTGCTGGTGCCGATGGCCTCGGCACAGGCGGTGCTGGATATCGTTCCTGATGTGCCGCGTCTGGCGCAGCTGTTGCAGGATGCCGGCGTGAACGGCCTGATGCCGTTTGGCCCGGCCAACGACGGCCAGGTACAGTATGAGGTGCGCGGGCTGCTGGTGGAACAGGGCGCGTTAACGGAAGATCCAGTTACCGGCAGCGCCAATGCCTGCCTGGCGCGCTATCTGGCGGTGCAGGGCCGCCCGCATGATTACCTGGCGCGTCAGGGTAGCGCTATTCAACGCAACGGCCTGGTTTCCGTTCACTATCGCGATGATGGCATCTGGATCGGCGGCAAAGCCGTTACCCTTATTGACGGTACCTTAACGGTTTAA
- a CDS encoding microcin H47: protein MKEISLNVLDKISGARGAPASPANNIGASMITGALAGIYFGPWGMVSGAALAGIYTGIGMINSNGPLFRF, encoded by the coding sequence ATGAAAGAAATCTCTCTCAATGTATTAGATAAAATATCTGGAGCGAGAGGCGCTCCTGCCTCACCCGCTAATAATATTGGCGCATCCATGATTACAGGGGCTTTAGCTGGCATATATTTTGGGCCATGGGGAATGGTTAGCGGTGCCGCTTTAGCAGGGATTTATACAGGTATAGGAATGATTAATAGTAACGGGCCTTTATTCAGATTTTAG
- a CDS encoding glutathione S-transferase family protein — protein sequence MLTILGRASSINVRKVLWLCDELSLPYQREEWGEGFRSTHEARFLALNPNAMIPVIKDEEFVLWESNTIIRYLANAYQGEWLYPTAPRARALVDRWIDWQATELNTAWRYAFMALVRQSPAHQNERLLAAACKGWTYTMGILNQQLEKTGRYIAGDRFSLADIPIGLSVNRWYETPLEHADYPAIRAYYERLTARAGYVTWGRNGIP from the coding sequence ATGCTGACAATTTTAGGACGCGCCTCCTCTATTAACGTACGCAAAGTGCTTTGGCTGTGCGATGAGCTCTCCCTGCCGTACCAGCGCGAGGAGTGGGGGGAGGGATTCAGATCAACGCACGAGGCGCGTTTTCTGGCGCTGAATCCTAATGCGATGATACCGGTGATCAAAGATGAAGAGTTTGTGCTGTGGGAGTCGAACACTATTATTCGCTACCTGGCCAATGCTTACCAGGGCGAATGGCTCTATCCCACCGCGCCGCGCGCGCGCGCGTTGGTTGATCGCTGGATTGACTGGCAGGCCACTGAACTGAATACCGCCTGGCGCTACGCCTTTATGGCGCTAGTGCGACAGTCGCCCGCCCATCAAAACGAACGGTTGCTGGCTGCCGCCTGTAAAGGCTGGACCTATACCATGGGCATTCTCAATCAGCAGCTGGAAAAAACCGGACGTTATATTGCGGGCGATCGCTTCAGCCTGGCGGATATTCCTATCGGCCTGTCGGTTAACCGCTGGTATGAAACCCCGCTTGAGCATGCGGATTACCCCGCTATTCGCGCCTACTATGAGCGACTGACCGCCAGAGCAGGCTACGTAACATGGGGGCGCAACGGCATCCCCTGA